The following are encoded in a window of bacterium SCSIO 12643 genomic DNA:
- a CDS encoding YceI family protein, producing the protein MKINKIVIALTVCLGLNWSAQAQKYYTKSGITEFKGSVEAFEPVEAVNHNTTAILDVGTGEVAALVFIKSFHFEVALMEEHFNENYMESDQFPKATFKGKIENFDINKVTDGISKFKVRGKLSMHGVTKDIEVWIMLSKVEDKIVLASQFKVDPDDFKIDIPGIVKEKIADTIEINLDYNLRPKK; encoded by the coding sequence ATGAAAATTAATAAAATAGTGATAGCGTTAACAGTTTGTTTGGGACTGAATTGGAGTGCCCAGGCGCAGAAATATTATACCAAATCCGGGATTACAGAATTTAAAGGGTCTGTTGAAGCATTTGAACCGGTAGAAGCAGTCAATCATAATACCACAGCCATTTTGGATGTTGGAACCGGAGAAGTAGCGGCTTTGGTTTTTATTAAATCGTTTCATTTTGAAGTAGCACTAATGGAAGAGCACTTCAATGAAAATTATATGGAGTCTGATCAATTTCCGAAGGCTACATTTAAAGGTAAAATAGAAAACTTTGATATCAATAAAGTCACGGATGGAATCAGTAAATTCAAAGTGAGGGGAAAACTGAGTATGCATGGGGTGACCAAAGATATTGAAGTGTGGATTATGTTATCTAAAGTGGAAGATAAGATTGTTTTGGCATCTCAATTCAAGGTTGATCCGGATGATTTTAAAATTGATATTCCCGGGATTGTGAAAGAAAAGATCGCGGATACCATTGAAATAAATCTGGACTATAATCTACGTCCAAAAAAGTAA
- a CDS encoding sterol desaturase family protein, producing MTNSKLFIRAASMLLFLGALPHILPKFISLPELNFYDVEFFFYVFNDLSLIYIIVPFFILELGRYLYLKRLDKDVMLDSMSNVITFGAYLIIEYVLGILAITKIYYWVHMHFSLPYLPLNIFNIIFVILLADFAYYWDHRMMHRIGIGWATHTVHHSSEHFNMSVAYRFGPMDAIFPIIFSLPIVMLGFDPILVLSAEVFVQVFQTLLHTEIIKKLPRPFEFIFNTPSHHRVHHGSNREYWDKNYAGILIIWDRMFGTFEPEVAPVKYGISEPLNSVNPVKVFFHGITRFYQKFNNTSGFTNKLLLFIKPPDWSPKERNTLTNEK from the coding sequence ATGACCAATTCTAAATTATTTATTCGTGCCGCATCAATGCTCCTATTTTTGGGTGCATTACCACACATACTTCCAAAATTCATTTCCTTACCGGAACTCAATTTTTATGATGTTGAATTTTTCTTTTACGTTTTTAATGATCTAAGCCTCATCTATATCATCGTTCCTTTCTTTATTCTAGAGCTTGGCAGGTATTTATACTTAAAAAGATTAGATAAAGATGTCATGCTAGATTCTATGTCTAATGTCATCACATTTGGCGCATATTTAATCATAGAATATGTGCTTGGAATTTTAGCCATCACTAAAATCTACTACTGGGTACACATGCACTTTAGTTTACCCTACCTACCTCTAAATATATTCAACATTATATTCGTCATTTTACTGGCTGATTTCGCGTATTACTGGGATCATAGAATGATGCACCGTATCGGAATTGGATGGGCCACTCATACGGTACACCATAGTTCTGAGCATTTTAACATGTCCGTGGCTTATCGCTTTGGTCCCATGGACGCCATATTTCCAATTATATTTTCTCTTCCTATTGTTATGTTAGGATTTGACCCTATTCTCGTCTTAAGCGCAGAAGTCTTTGTACAGGTATTTCAAACTTTATTACATACCGAAATCATTAAAAAACTTCCACGTCCGTTTGAATTCATTTTTAACACTCCGTCTCACCATAGAGTACATCACGGTTCAAATAGAGAATACTGGGACAAGAACTATGCTGGTATTTTGATAATCTGGGATCGAATGTTTGGCACTTTCGAACCTGAAGTAGCCCCTGTAAAATATGGCATCTCTGAACCTTTAAATAGCGTTAATCCCGTAAAGGTATTCTTTCATGGAATCACCCGATTTTATCAAAAATTCAATAACACATCAGGATTTACCAACAAACTACTTCTCTTCATTAAACCACCTGATTGGAGTCCTAAAGAACGTAACACATTAACAAATGAAAAATAG